In Burkholderia sp. NRF60-BP8, a single window of DNA contains:
- a CDS encoding DEAD/DEAH box helicase, with translation MSFESLGLAEPLVKAVNELGYTSPTPIQQQAIPAVLGGGDLLAGAQTGTGKTAGFTLPILQRLHTFYAEHRGAKRAVRALILTPTRELAAQVEESVRAYSKYLKLRSTVMFGGVSINPQIDALKRGVDIVVATPGRLLDHMQQKTIDLSDLDILVLDEADRMLDMGFIHDIKRVLAKLPPQRQNLLFSATFSDEIKALADSLLDSPALIEVARRNTTAESVAQKIHPVDRDRKRELLTHLIREHNWFQVLVFTRTKHGANRLAEQLTKDGISAMAIHGNKSQSARTRALAEFKNSTLQVLVATDIAARGIDIDQLPHVVNFDLPNVPEDYVHRIGRTGRAGATGEAVSLVCVDEKLLLRDIERLIKREIPQEVIAGFEPDPNAKPEPIQQRRGQQQPRGGGGNRPPRGGGSGQPAAKRDGNAQPKAAPQKAAKPRTQGGAGGNGGGRPAAGGNGARPASGNAAHANRNRSSRSGQRGH, from the coding sequence ATGTCTTTCGAATCTCTCGGCTTGGCCGAACCGCTGGTCAAGGCGGTCAACGAGCTCGGCTACACGTCGCCGACCCCGATCCAGCAGCAGGCGATCCCGGCCGTCCTCGGCGGCGGCGACCTGCTCGCCGGCGCACAGACCGGCACCGGCAAGACCGCCGGCTTCACGCTGCCGATCCTGCAACGCCTGCACACGTTCTATGCCGAGCACCGCGGCGCGAAGCGCGCGGTGCGCGCACTGATCCTCACGCCGACGCGCGAACTCGCCGCCCAGGTCGAGGAAAGCGTGCGCGCGTACAGCAAGTACCTGAAGCTGCGCTCGACCGTAATGTTCGGCGGCGTCAGCATCAATCCGCAGATCGATGCGCTCAAGCGCGGTGTCGACATCGTCGTCGCGACGCCGGGGCGCCTGCTCGACCACATGCAGCAGAAGACCATCGACCTGTCGGATCTCGACATCCTCGTGCTCGACGAAGCCGACCGGATGCTCGACATGGGCTTCATCCACGACATCAAGCGCGTGCTCGCGAAGCTGCCGCCACAGCGCCAGAACCTGCTGTTCTCGGCCACCTTCTCCGACGAGATCAAGGCGCTTGCCGACAGCCTGCTCGACTCGCCCGCGCTGATCGAGGTCGCCCGCCGCAACACGACCGCCGAGAGCGTCGCGCAGAAGATTCACCCGGTCGACCGCGACCGCAAGCGCGAGCTGCTCACGCACCTGATCCGCGAACACAACTGGTTCCAGGTGCTCGTGTTCACGCGCACCAAGCACGGTGCGAACCGGCTGGCGGAGCAACTGACGAAGGACGGCATCAGCGCGATGGCGATCCACGGCAACAAGAGCCAGTCGGCCCGGACGCGCGCGCTGGCCGAGTTCAAGAACAGCACGCTGCAGGTGCTCGTCGCGACCGATATCGCCGCGCGCGGGATCGACATCGACCAGTTGCCGCACGTCGTCAACTTCGACCTGCCGAACGTGCCCGAGGATTACGTGCACCGGATCGGCCGCACGGGCCGCGCGGGCGCGACCGGCGAAGCCGTGTCGCTCGTGTGCGTCGACGAGAAGCTGCTGCTGCGCGACATCGAGCGGCTGATCAAGCGCGAGATCCCGCAGGAAGTGATCGCGGGCTTCGAACCCGATCCGAACGCGAAGCCGGAGCCGATCCAGCAGCGCCGCGGGCAACAGCAACCGCGCGGCGGTGGCGGCAATCGCCCGCCGCGTGGCGGCGGCTCAGGCCAGCCCGCCGCGAAACGCGACGGCAACGCGCAACCGAAGGCGGCACCGCAGAAGGCCGCGAAGCCGCGCACGCAAGGCGGTGCCGGTGGTAACGGCGGCGGACGTCCGGCGGCCGGCGGCAACGGCGCCCGGCCGGCGAGCGGCAACGCCGCGCACGCGAACCGCAACCGTTCGTCGCGCAGCGGCCAGCGCGGTCACTGA